A stretch of DNA from Oryza brachyantha chromosome 9, ObraRS2, whole genome shotgun sequence:
ATTCACACAAAACGAAGTATCTCATTGGCgaatgataaattaagtattagccgttgcaaacataaaaaagaattaatatgatttttaaaagcaaaatttacatagaaaatttatacaaaaaataccatttcGTAGTTTAGGAAGCATGCCCATGGGAAACTAGGGTAGTATTTCTCATATGATGTGTTGCCCAATGGAGCCTTAATATGTTAGAGATTCATTATTCGTGATATAAAGTGAATTCATCACATTAGAATGTGGTGAACAATATACAGATTCAGAGACTGAAAATTACAGTCATGAAAATATACTGATTTGAATTACCAAAGTATAGTTTACCTTATCTTCCAACCATTGCATGCAAAGTGCACCCAGCTTGTCATCGAAGAATCCAACACCTAATTGACTAGCCAATAAAGGGATGTACTCAATTATTGCAAGCCGAACCCTCCAGTGCCTATCCTCTGCAAGTTCTACAATCGCTGGCAACAGGGATTGTGACAGCAAGTCAATTCCAATAACctgaaaatgaacaaaaaacagtattttttaattaccaATGAAAGGACTTTATCGGTGAGATTATATAGAAGCAAAACTGACAGTGGAGTGCGGCTGCTATTGAATGTACGCACTGAAGTGTACCACTGCAGGTAGCCAATACCTTAACGGTAGGGACGCAACGAgagaataaataaaagtgaatgcctaccaccaccatcaccccccccccaaagaaaaaaagtggggaccaaaaaatataacaccccaaaagaagaaaacaggCATTTTACGCCCATTAATAATTGTGTTTTGGACATAGTAGTCATTATTTTGGCTGAAACACAGAAACTATTGCTCACTTCTTTTGCTGGTGCCATGTTAATTAAAAAGTAGATGATTTGGATGGCAACATCGTAACAAACACTGCCAGAATCAGGTTGGGTTACCCTTAAGGTAAAACTTTAGCCAACTTCTATGGTTGAAGAGTGTAAAACTTCCAATATCCCAGTTGAGGATTAATTTCTAGACTAGATTAAACTCAGTACTTCACACTAACAAAAACTATAGGAACGTCCTGAAAGACCATAGACTCATTTCAACATGCATATAGTATAAAGATTCATTTCAGAATGCATATGTTATTTCTTAATTGCTGCCTATATTTgttactgacatgtgggcccattAGTCCCATAGTACTTTGTTCTTTCCACAGAAAGCTGAGTTAATAGAAGTGGTTTGACATGTGGGTCTCACagttattttccttttaaaaaaataggagggagttTGTGGTGGGTGGGTGCACGATTCACCAAACACCACCACTActcctttttataggagtatagatgaGAAAAACAATAGAAACTGACCTGATTAACTTGATCAAGCTTGCTGATTATATTGAGCCGAACATCGGGAAATTCATCCTTCagcaaggaaagaaaaataggaaGAAGTTGTTCGATTGTAGCATCCTACAAAATTCCAGAAAGAAAGAATGTCAGGTTTCCAACAATGAAATGGTAGTAAATAACTCAACAGTGAGCTGTTGTCAACAAATAATTTGCACTgttgaaaaatgaaatatatgaaCATATATTGCTTGTAACACCTTTCCCAAGACAGGGGCCATTCCCATAATAACTGAAGCCAAAGCTGAACGAACATGCTGAGATGAATCCGATGACAATTCCTGCAGATGCAGTTGGCGAGTAAGTTTGCTGGGAATAAACAACAGCAGAAAACCCATGAACGATGTTTGGTAAAGTTTTGTCCCACCTTGACACAAGGAAGAATATGCTGAATTGCAAGCTGTGGGCTTAAAATCCTACAGAACTTAGTAACTTTTCCTGCAGCTGCTATCCGCACTTCAGCCTCATTGTCACGAAGGAGGCGAACATATGCTGGCACCAGATGTTCTCTATTATGAAACACGAACATGCAACAAATGGAACACAAAATCAGATTACAAAATTATGTATTCAGGATTGATTttgatagataaataaaaattgaggAAAGAAGGCACATAATACCTAGAATGTTCAGGACCAGCTGCTTCGCAGAGCTCATACAACTGATTGGCAACCATATAACGAACTCGCCACGATTTATCCTATTTAAGGAGTTACAGAGTAAAATTGGCATAATTATGGTAACACATAACACAAAAACAACTCTCTCTAGTGACTAGAAAGCTGTCCGCAAATAATATTCTATATGATATTATCAAATAGATGACACTGTGTTAACAAATAAGGGTATAATTTACCTGGGAGAAATTGACAATGACTGGAAGAATATGTGCTACACAGTCTTGTGGTTCTAACAATTTTCCAAGTGCAGCGCAGCCTTCAACTGCCAATAAGCGCACGGAATCTTGATCTGGAAATAAAAGCCAGTCAATATTGTTAGATACATTATTTATGATGCAGAACATTAATGATAAATGTCCCAATTGGTTCATGCATTATTTGCTCCAATGAAAGGCTAGTATAATAATTTCTGAGACTTTGTATTGATATTTGTTATCTGCATTTGCAAGAGTATTTGATCAGGACAATTGGGATTCAAGGCCTAAAGAACTGATCAGAGACACAGAAGGATAAACAACTGTACAAATTGAACAACAATTACATACAAATAGCTCTTTATGCTAGTTGCTGGTGGCAAATTGAAGTAGCAAACAAGCTGGCAAATGGTAATTTAATAGAATTAGAATCAGCAATGCAGCACCGCACGGGTTATTCAAGAACTATTATGTCATGACTCATGAATGTAAAGTATGAAAGGGCAAAAGATACTATGTGAGACATGCATGGAGAAAATACCATCTTGGGTTAAATCATCAAATATAGACATGACTTCTGTCTTTAGATAGGTCTGTTCAACTGTGGCAGCAAACTTTCCAAGATTTGATGCAGCTGCCCTTCTGACCATAGGCATGTCATCTTGGCATAGTTGACCATAAATGTTCCTCAATTCTGCCTTTAATTGATCAGGGGAACTTGGATATGCTATGTGGAAAAGACCACAAGATGATACACGAGCTGTAAACCACTCACCAGCTGCTAGCCTCTGAAAAGAATAATGCATGGTCAGCTGAATACAACACGGCGTAGTACATAGTGTATATATAGACGATTGACTAGTGATGCTAAATGGggcaagaaaaaggaaaatgataACATGATAACTAATGTCATTACGGCAGTGTTTCCTGTTAAAATTTGCAAGGTGTTAATGCTGCTATGGAGAGCAATCATCTAATATTTAACAAAATTCTGATGaagaaacaaatacaaatacaaatgtCAAACAAATGTAtatctgataaaaaaatataatgccaAAGAAACATGGCACCTGACAACAAGTATAGTGAAATTGGTATCAACTGATAAATTTGGCAATTCCACAGAAGAAAccaacattttaaaaaataatgaaactCTTACCTTTACTACAGGAACGAACCAGTCTACAATGTCACTTTCCTTCATCTGTGCTCCAATGCGGCACAGAGATTCAACTGCCTTGTCTCGGACACAGGTTTCCTCCACTGTACACAATGTCTCCAATGGTGGGAGCAAAACATGGGCATGTTCCACACCCCCAACATAAGGAATGAACACACCCAATTCTTCAGCCATAGCAAGAAGCACCTCGTCTTCATCGTCATTATTTTCACTGagaaaaggaattaattcctttCGGGTCCTTTCTTCCCCAAGTGCTCGTGCAATTGTGGAGAGCCTCCTAATGGAGTTCAGACGCAATTGAATATCTTCATTTTTAAGCTCATCAATCAGTATAGCAATGGGATAAAGAGGCTCATCCATCGTAGCCATCAGGCTGGCTTATCGAGGATTCCTACAATTATAAAGCAGGAAAGATTTTAGTGTGCTATGGTCAGAGAGATCTAGAAATAACCATGATCATATAATTTTGGCATGTTGAACACCGTTCCAACAGAGGAACAAATCCGTGTAAATGTAAAAGGTCAATAGTTCATTGCATATAACTCACGAAATCAAGTATAAAGCCTCATTAAATTAGCATATGTTTCAGCCAAACCAGCatacaatatattatttccctattaataaatatttgttgaCTTTCATCAGATGTAAAACAAAGATGGCGTCTATTATCTACACAAGGTTTCAGGAGAAAACAACCCTCACCAAATCTAGACATTCTCAGGAGACATCAAACACAACTGATGAAAAGAAATTATTGTGTCATCAACAGATCTATAAACGTGATAGCTAAGGCATAAGAATTTTAGTCTGTGAATGAAGGAAGCTCCGAGAAACTTAATTCGAATTAGATCAGCGACATCTCAAACCACAAGTTGCAACGCCAGAGCAAGCGGGTATCTTTGATGTGCGAATCATCCACACTGCGAGTGATTCAACCATCAGTGGAACAAACAAATCGAAACACAATAGACCAATACCGCCGTCACCTTCGcagccaccgccaccatcgCACAAGGATCCAAACGCACGTCCCAACTAGAAGCGCACACATCTACTTTCACCATCTCAATCCGCCCAAATCACAACCCCATAAGAGTCTCACTATCTCAATCTGCCCAAATCACAACCCCAGAAgagagagataagagagagaaCAAACATGACTCGCCCCAATCGCGTCAAAAGCAGCCCTACCCCCATGAAACGGCACAGATCTAGGCAGAGAAACCTCAAGGCGACGAAAAAACACGAAAAGAAATGGCAAAAAATAAAGCACCCGCCAGCGAACGGGCGGTCCACCCCATCATCCTTGACGCCGGGGAGCGCCGATCG
This window harbors:
- the LOC102708461 gene encoding serine/threonine-protein phosphatase 2A 65 kDa regulatory subunit A beta isoform isoform X1, whose translation is MATMDEPLYPIAILIDELKNEDIQLRLNSIRRLSTIARALGEERTRKELIPFLSENNDDEDEVLLAMAEELGVFIPYVGGVEHAHVLLPPLETLCTVEETCVRDKAVESLCRIGAQMKESDIVDWFVPVVKRLAAGEWFTARVSSCGLFHIAYPSSPDQLKAELRNIYGQLCQDDMPMVRRAAASNLGKFAATVEQTYLKTEVMSIFDDLTQDDQDSVRLLAVEGCAALGKLLEPQDCVAHILPVIVNFSQDKSWRVRYMVANQLYELCEAAGPEHSREHLVPAYVRLLRDNEAEVRIAAAGKVTKFCRILSPQLAIQHILPCVKELSSDSSQHVRSALASVIMGMAPVLGKDATIEQLLPIFLSLLKDEFPDVRLNIISKLDQVNQVIGIDLLSQSLLPAIVELAEDRHWRVRLAIIEYIPLLASQLGVGFFDDKLGALCMQWLEDKVFSIRDAAANNLKRLAEEFGPDWAMQHIIPQVLEKINNPHYLYRMTILQAISLLAPVMGAEITCQQLLPVVINSSKDRVPNIKFNVAKVLQALIPILDQSVVEKNVKPCLVELSEDPDVDVRYYANQALQACDQIMMSS
- the LOC102708461 gene encoding serine/threonine-protein phosphatase 2A 65 kDa regulatory subunit A beta isoform isoform X2, whose product is MATMDEPLYPIAILIDELKNEDIQLRLNSIRRLSTIARALGEERTRKELIPFLSENNDDEDEVLLAMAEELGVFIPYVGGVEHAHVLLPPLETLCTVEETCVRDKAVESLCRIGAQMKESDIVDWFVPVVKRLAAGEWFTARVSSCGLFHIAYPSSPDQLKAELRNIYGQLCQDDMPMVRRAAASNLGKFAATVEQTYLKTEVMSIFDDLTQDDQDSVRLLAVEGCAALGKLLEPQDCVAHILPVIVNFSQDKSWRVRYMVANQLYELCEAAGPEHSREHLVPAYVRLLRDNEAEVRIAAAGKVTKFCRILSPQLAIQHILPCVKELSSDSSQHVRSALASVIMGMAPVLGKDATIEQLLPIFLSLLKDEFPDVRLNIISKLDQVNQVIGIDLLSQSLLPAIVELAEDRHWRVRLAIIEYIPLLASQLGVGFFDDKLGALCMQWLEDKVFSIRDAAANNLKRLAEEFGPDWAMQHIIPQVLEKINNPHYLYRMTILQAISLLAPVMGAEITCQQLLPVVINSSKDRVPNIKFNVAKVLQALIPILDQSNVKPCLVELSEDPDVDVRYYANQALQACDQIMMSS